The following are encoded together in the Cyanobacterium aponinum PCC 10605 genome:
- a CDS encoding DUF721 domain-containing protein codes for MTLNSIDKLLNSILSQPQWEKQRRYYELKKIWYEIVNQKIAQHTSPIYLKEEVLFIATQSAVWAQELSLQRRTLIIKINRRIQNPIKDIYFVFGKWYSQNTPPIPEAETNLSHPSLVESTEFITQPKETPQEALQQWFEIIKQRAKNNSTCPCCQSFCPEGELNRWGMCAYCFRENNQ; via the coding sequence ATGACCTTAAATTCGATCGATAAATTACTAAATTCTATTCTCTCTCAACCACAATGGGAAAAACAAAGAAGATACTATGAGTTAAAAAAAATCTGGTATGAAATTGTTAATCAAAAGATAGCACAACATACATCTCCTATTTATCTTAAAGAAGAAGTATTGTTCATTGCCACTCAAAGTGCAGTATGGGCTCAAGAATTATCCTTACAAAGACGCACTTTGATTATCAAAATTAATCGCCGTATTCAGAATCCCATCAAAGACATATATTTTGTTTTTGGAAAATGGTATAGTCAAAACACTCCCCCCATTCCAGAAGCAGAAACAAACTTAAGTCATCCTAGTCTAGTCGAATCGACGGAGTTTATCACACAGCCTAAAGAAACCCCTCAAGAAGCCCTGCAACAATGGTTTGAAATTATTAAACAAAGAGCAAAAAATAACTCTACTTGCCCCTGTTGTCAAAGTTTTTGCCCAGAGGGAGAATTAAACCGTTGGGGAATGTGTGCTTACTGTTTTCGAGAAAATAATCAATAA
- a CDS encoding glycoside hydrolase family 3 protein, with translation MLPVEKLSLPEKIGQLIIVRTTGYIFDHQIRYPAWEATQPQLKKWIEELNLGGVILLGGSCAEIAYRTQQLQTWAKTPLFIAADIEEGVGQRFSGASWFPPPMALAEIYNENPSLAIKYAEKMGEITALEALAIGINWILAPVTDINNNPDNPVINVRAFGDKLKTVEDLTSAFVRGCHNYPILTSAKHFPGHGDTATDSHLDLPIINHSLERLQSLELVAFERVIKEKVDSVMTAHLLVNALDSYNPATLSPKVLMDLLRKKMGFEGLIITDALIMGGVKKYASPEEIAVKALQAGADILLMPENPEIAIKSVIKAIDSGILSESRIDESYLRVTYAKQKLFGESVNSQSHSMSDIYSLEASQAVNEILAQSMSRGGNIPIQNASEGINLVVVEDLLNCEYLDRSSPAITIPQTRGYHRQVFDEYNLFSVQNTQQPLLLQVFLRGNPFRGRAGLTPESQKFYLKLFTENNLQGVVIYGSPYVKNWFLSHMPKSIPWVFSYGQMPIAQELALKFLFNLSGKFDIVKGDFL, from the coding sequence ATGTTACCAGTTGAAAAACTCTCTCTGCCTGAAAAAATTGGGCAATTAATTATTGTACGCACCACAGGTTATATTTTTGATCATCAAATACGTTATCCCGCATGGGAAGCCACTCAACCCCAATTGAAAAAATGGATAGAAGAATTGAATTTAGGTGGAGTTATTTTATTAGGAGGTAGCTGTGCAGAAATCGCCTATCGCACTCAACAATTGCAAACATGGGCAAAAACACCTTTATTTATTGCCGCCGATATAGAGGAAGGAGTAGGGCAAAGATTTTCTGGTGCGTCTTGGTTTCCTCCTCCGATGGCATTAGCGGAAATTTACAATGAGAATCCGAGTTTGGCGATTAAATATGCCGAAAAAATGGGAGAAATTACCGCCCTAGAAGCCCTTGCCATTGGTATTAACTGGATTTTAGCCCCTGTGACAGATATTAATAACAATCCTGATAATCCCGTTATTAATGTTCGTGCTTTTGGAGATAAATTAAAAACAGTGGAAGATTTAACTTCTGCTTTTGTTAGGGGTTGTCATAATTATCCTATCTTAACAAGTGCAAAACATTTTCCCGGTCATGGTGACACAGCAACAGATTCTCATCTTGATTTACCCATTATTAATCATAGTTTAGAGCGTTTACAATCCCTTGAATTAGTTGCATTTGAAAGGGTTATTAAGGAAAAAGTTGATAGCGTTATGACTGCCCATTTGTTGGTAAATGCCCTAGACTCCTACAATCCTGCGACTCTTTCACCAAAGGTGTTAATGGATTTGTTACGGAAAAAAATGGGTTTTGAGGGTTTGATTATTACCGATGCTTTAATTATGGGGGGAGTAAAAAAATATGCTTCCCCAGAAGAAATCGCCGTTAAAGCGCTACAGGCAGGGGCGGATATTTTACTCATGCCTGAAAATCCAGAGATAGCAATTAAATCGGTAATTAAAGCCATAGATTCGGGTATTTTATCGGAAAGTCGCATTGATGAAAGTTATTTACGTGTTACTTATGCCAAACAAAAACTATTTGGTGAAAGTGTGAATTCACAATCTCATTCTATGAGTGATATTTACAGTTTAGAAGCCAGTCAAGCAGTGAATGAAATTTTAGCCCAAAGTATGAGTAGAGGGGGCAATATACCCATTCAAAATGCCTCTGAGGGAATAAATTTAGTTGTGGTGGAAGATTTATTAAATTGTGAATACCTCGATCGCAGCTCACCTGCTATTACAATACCACAAACAAGAGGTTATCATCGTCAGGTTTTTGATGAATATAATCTATTTTCAGTACAAAATACTCAACAACCATTACTATTACAGGTTTTTTTACGAGGAAATCCTTTTCGAGGAAGGGCAGGTTTAACCCCTGAAAGTCAAAAATTCTATCTTAAATTATTCACCGAAAATAATCTTCAAGGGGTAGTTATTTATGGTAGCCCTTATGTTAAAAATTGGTTTTTATCCCATATGCCAAAATCTATACCTTGGGTATTTTCCTATGGACAAATGCCTATTGCCCAAGAATTAGCCCTAAAATTTCTATTTAATTTGTCAGGAAAATTTGACATTGTTAAAGGGGATTTTTTATAG
- a CDS encoding DUF4327 family protein: MKTLTKNATDYSIEMIRDEARHLVEKGVVSRHQPIYILCQYIPAREWVCVECELEQCDYLLRDQIGDLIACENWESD, translated from the coding sequence ATGAAAACTTTAACCAAAAACGCCACGGATTACTCAATTGAGATGATTAGAGACGAGGCACGTCATTTAGTGGAAAAAGGAGTTGTTAGTCGTCATCAACCCATTTACATTTTATGTCAATACATCCCCGCTAGGGAATGGGTTTGTGTTGAATGTGAATTAGAACAATGCGATTATTTATTAAGAGACCAAATTGGTGATTTAATTGCCTGTGAAAATTGGGAATCTGATTAA